The Sorangiineae bacterium MSr11954 DNA segment GATGGGGCGCACCAGGGCCGACGATTCGCCGGCGGCGGCGAGCTCCGCGTGGGAAGGATCGCTCGTGGGGTGCTCTTGCGACGGGGCGGTCATGATCTATCCCAGGATGAAGCTGACCAGGTAATCGATGATGAACACGCCCGCCGCGCTGGCGACGACGGTGGCGGTGACGGAGCGTCCGACGCCGGGGGCGCCGCCGGTGGTGGAGAGGCCGAAGTGGCAGCTCGATAACGCGATGACCAAGCCGAATACGAAGCTCTTGCAAAGGCCATTGGCCACGTCGCCGAACCCGAGCAGCCCGCCGACCAAGCCATTGTAAAAGCTCTGGGGCGAGACCGTGAGCAGCGCTTCCCCCGTGAACGCCGCGCCGAAGAGGGCGAGGATGTCGGCGTAGAGGGTCATCATGAAGAGGGTGAGGGTGATGCCGATGAAGCGCGGCAGGATGAGGAACGAGATGGGGTCGATGGCGAGGGTGCGGAGCGCGTCGACCTGCTCGGTCACCACCATGGTCCCCAGCTCCGCGGTGTTGTTGGCGCCCACGCGGCCGCTGATCATGAGGGCCGTGAGCAAAGGCGCGATCTCCCGCAAGGTTCCGAAGCCGGCTCCCCAGCCGAGCAAGCCCTCGGCGCCGTAGCGCTTCACGATGGGCGCGGCCTGGATGACCATGATGGCGCCCGTGAAGAGCGCGGTCACCGCCACGATGGGCAGCGACTTGACGGACATCTTGTAGAGGTTTCGCCACAGCTCCGTCTTGTCGATGCGTGGCGGAAAGAGGCGCGCGATGATTTGGCCGAGCAGAACACCCATGCCCCCGGCGGTGGCCGCAATGTAGAGAAAGCTCTTTCCAACGTTGCCCGCGAATGAATCGAGCTTCGAGGTTCCCGTCCCACGAGACGGTCCGCGCGGATTCGGATTGCGAGCGGGCGCCGTTGCTGCAGCCATGACGCAAAGGTTAGCTGAATTGCGACAGAATGTAGTCGAGCAACGCGAGGAATCCGAAATTGATGGCGAGCACTCCGGCGCTGTAGAGGATGCCGGTGAGGATTCCCACGACGCTCCGGCGCGTCCTCCAGAAGTGCACGGGCAGGCAAAAAGGCCCGAAAGCCACCGCGGATGCGAGCCTCGTGGAGGCGGGCCAAGCGCGCTCGAGCCGCTCGGGTGAGAGGCGCCGCTCGTCCCACCATACGATGATGAACACCATCGCCGATGTCCCGAAAAGCGAAAAAACGACGCCGGCGATATCGACGAGATCCTGCGCCATCGTGCGAGCTCGCGCTCCTAGAGCGGACCCTCCGTCAGCCCGTGCACGAATTGGCGGACTCGGGGTTCCATCGTTTGGCGCGCCTCCTCGGTGGTGCCATCGAAGATGAGGCGCCCGCGGTAGAGCATGCCCACGCGATCGGTGACCGTGAGCAGGCGATCGAGATCGCTGGAGACCATGATGACGGTGGCCCCCGAGGCGCGCTGCTCGCTCCGGAGCAGGTCGAAGATCTTCTGCGAGGTGACCGGATCGAGCCCGGCGGCCGGCTCGTCGTACAAGACGATGGGCGCGCGGCTGACGGTGGCGCGGGCCACGCCCACGCGCTTCTTTTGGCCGCCGGAGAGGCCCGAGGGCATGCGATCTTCGAAGCCTTTGAGGGCCACGCACGCGAGCCGCTCGGCCACGCGCTGGGCGACTTCTTCGTCGGAGAGGGAAAAGAGGCGGCGCAGGGGGAATGCGATGTTGTCGGCCACCGACAGATGATCGAAGAGCGCGTTGTTTTGAAAGAGCATCCCGAACTTCAAACGCACCGCCTGCAGCTGCAGCTCCGACATCTGGGTGATGTCCTCGTCCTCCACCCGAATCTCGCCCCCGTCGGCCCGTAAAAGGCCTACGATGAGCTTCATGAGCACGCTCTTCCCCGCCGCGCCTGGCCCGATCAGGCCGTAGAGGCAGCCCTTCGGCACCTCCAGGTTCACGTCGTTCAGGATCGGCGCCATGCCCGGCTGGCGCCCGTGTTTGGTGAGGCCGCGAATTCGAATCATCGCCGATCCTTGCCCGGCTTGGTGACCGCCGAGTCCAGCTCCGCGCGAAGGCGCGTAAAGCGTGTAAAATACACGAACCAGGAGAACGCAAAGGCAAGCGCGAGCACCATGGGGATGGCCACCTCGAGCAGGCGCACCGATCCCCGCGACAAGACGAACGGGCCCACGTGCGTGAGCATGCTCCCTGCGGGCGAGGCAGGCGCGGGCCGGGCGATCATGACCACGGCCACATCGCCCGGCGCGAGCCCCGGCGCACCTCCTGCCACCAAGCGCTGCACCGCGATGTCGCTGATGGGCGCCGTGGGGCCGCGGTAGGACAGGAGCACGCTGGCCGACGCGCGCGGAAACGGGGGAGAGGTGTCGCGGTACGACGGGAGCCCCTCGGAGGCCGCGAGGGAGGGGAGATTCAGGTGCACCCGCGCCGACAGAACGCCCTCGACCCCCTCGAGGGTGCGCTGAAGATCGCCCGAGAGACCCGCCACCAGCTGCGCGTGCTCGGCCGCTTGACTCGGCACCAGGGCGTTCTTATCCATCGCATCGAGCACCCCCGGATGGCGGGGGCGAGGGAGCTCCTCGTCGCGCAAGGTGGAGAGGGCGCGGCCCGATTCTTCACGGGCCACCAGCACCCGGTATTTGCCTTCCGCGCCAGGGTCGGCCTCCTTGGTGGCTTCGATCGACGCACGCTCGAGCGCCACCACGATCCGATTGGCGTCTTCCTCGTCGAGGGAGACCGCCACGGGTGACGTGCAGCCTGCGAGCACGAGGCCGAGTGCGGCGGTGGAAGCGAGAAGGAACGGGCGCGCCACCGAGGTAGCCAAGCGCGACACCGATGCGAAAGAGCGAGCGTTCATGAAGGAGTTTCAACCTCGAGAGGCCAGGTGGCGCCGTCGATTCGCGGCGCCGCGGCGCTCGAGGAGCGGCTGCAGCGTCTGCGCGAGAGTGGGAAATACGTAGCCGATCGTGGCCAGAACACCCGAAAAAGCCGGGAGGCTGATCTCGGGCTTGCCGCTCTGGATGCACGCGAGGACCGCGTCGGCGACTTGGTCGGGGCTCACCATGGGTTGCGACAGGACAATATCCGGTACGTGATTCAGATCGCCCAGAAACTCGGTGTCGACCGGGCCAGGGCAAACGGTGGACACACGGACACCGACAGACGAAAGCTCCATCCCGAGCGCCCGCCCGAAGGCGCGCAAGCCCGCCTTCGATGCGCAGTAGGCCGCTTCGTCTTTGACGGGCACCTTGCCCGCGAGGCTCGCCACGTTGACGATGGACCCTCCGCCGTGCTGCGCCAAGTGCTCGGCGACCACGCGGGTGAGAAAGATGGGCGCGGCGAGGTTGGTCGTGATGATGGCCGCGAGCGTATCGGGGGATATGCCGAGCGCGGGGCCACGGTGGTTGAGCCCGGCGTTGTTCACCAGGATGTCCAGACGTCCGAAGCGTTCGACCGTGTGCTTCGGTAGCTCCCGCACACTCTCGAAGTGCGACACGTCGGCGACGTACGGCAGCGCGCGCTCCAGACCGATGCGCTGGGCTACTGCGTCGAGCTTTTCGCGGCCGCGGGCGACCAGCACCACCTTCGCTCCCGCTTCAGCGAGCTTGCAAGCAACCGAGTGACCAATACCTGCGGATGCACCGGTAACAATCGCGACTTTATTACGTGCCCATTGGTATGATTCGGACTCCACGGCATCTCCCTCGTGTTAAAGACAGCGCTGCGGCCAAGGTGGAGACGTACCGTCCCCGATGAAAAACGAGCGTAGCGTGTGCAAGTTGGTCGTTGCCACCGTCTAAAACCGGTGCTACGCGTAAAACCGCGGACGTCGCAAAGCGGCTGCGCGCTCTGCCCTCGTTGTTACCCAAGAGGGTTCTCGCGTTGCGCTCTCTCTCCTTTGTCTCGCTCTTGCGGGCCGCCCCAGTTGAAGGACCGCTACTTTTTTTCCCGGGCATGCGGTCGGCCCCTCGCAGGTTTGTGGTCGGTCCCTGTTTTCTTGGGAGGCGGCCATAAGATGGTGAAACGCTCGCTTCTTTGCTCTGTGCATTTGCGAGCAGCAATTGAAATTGACAAAACGGCCCGTTCCACCCCGTCCTCCCTGGCTTCTCTGTTTTTTTCTCTGCCCATCCATTCCATGGGGTGCGTGGGACGCGGCCGATACTGACGACGAATAAAGAAAGGGCGCGCTCGTTTGTCCTGCGCGCATGGCGGGTCTTGTCGAGTCCCTTCACGGAAGCGATATCCACGCTCAACGATCGTGCACTCCGGAGGCTACTGGGGGCGCGTGCATTTCTTCGCGGTTACGATTACGTCCGGCGGAACGCCGTGGGCGAAATCGCCATCCAAGACTCGTCCGCCAAAGGGGAGGTCCGTGGCACCGAGGCCGAGCCCTACCGTGTCCAGCTGGATCTAACGCCGGGCGGCTTTACATCCACTTGCAGTTGCCCCGCCTTTCCGAAGGTCAACGGCCATTGCAAACACGTGGCTGCGCTGCTCATCGCGCTTCGGGACCAATCCCGCGGGGGCAGCCGTGCCTTTGCGGACGACGATCCGGACCTTTCGCAGCCGTACATGGCGTCATCTTCTCATTCTCATTCGTCCCAGCCTTTCTCGGATCTCGCGTCGGCTTCGCCGCCACCGTCGTCTTCGTCTCCTTCGTCTTCTTCGTCCGGCGTGCCGTCGGGCTCGGGCTTGCTCGCCGGCCAGGTGTCCGCGACCGGTGCCGGTCCGCACCCGTCCTTCTCGTCTTCCTCGTCTTCTCAGACTTTTGCGCCAGGCGCTCCTTCTACGGTTACGTCCGGCGCACGCTCAACATTTTCTCTTTCCCGCGATCGTGGAGATTTTTCGATGCAACCCCCTGGTGGGCCCATGGGGCCCAAACCGCCCTCGTATCAAACCAATGGCCATGGACCCGCATACAACGGAGGGGGCGGAGCGGTTCCGGGGGCGGGCGAGGCCGGAATGAGCGGCGGCGGTCGGCGCGGACGGCGGCGTAGGGCCAAGCTGGCCGCGGCCGCGAGCGCCGGACTTCAGGGCGCGCGTGTGGTGCCTGTGACAGCACCGATCGGTCCCCGCGCCCCGGGCATCGTATCCACCGGCGTCGACGCGTGGCTTCCGGAGCCGATGGCGGCGCTCCCCAAGGTGATCGAGTTCCGCATGCAGGTGCGGCCCTTGTCGCTCACGATCACGCTCATCGACCCCAACGCGCGCACCGCGCTCCTTCCGAGCACGCTCCTCCCGCTCTTGGCGCAGACGCCCACGCCCGATCGCGATCCGATCCGCTTGCTGGCGCGCTTCGAGGCCGAGGGCCCGCGCAGGGTCGGCATCGAGGTGCGCGGCGAGGACGTGAGCGATCTGCTCTCCGTGCTCAAAGGGCGCCGCGTCATCGTGGAGCCGCAAATGATGGAGCTGCG contains these protein-coding regions:
- a CDS encoding ABC transporter permease, translated to MAAATAPARNPNPRGPSRGTGTSKLDSFAGNVGKSFLYIAATAGGMGVLLGQIIARLFPPRIDKTELWRNLYKMSVKSLPIVAVTALFTGAIMVIQAAPIVKRYGAEGLLGWGAGFGTLREIAPLLTALMISGRVGANNTAELGTMVVTEQVDALRTLAIDPISFLILPRFIGITLTLFMMTLYADILALFGAAFTGEALLTVSPQSFYNGLVGGLLGFGDVANGLCKSFVFGLVIALSSCHFGLSTTGGAPGVGRSVTATVVASAAGVFIIDYLVSFILG
- a CDS encoding ATP-binding cassette domain-containing protein, which translates into the protein MIRIRGLTKHGRQPGMAPILNDVNLEVPKGCLYGLIGPGAAGKSVLMKLIVGLLRADGGEIRVEDEDITQMSELQLQAVRLKFGMLFQNNALFDHLSVADNIAFPLRRLFSLSDEEVAQRVAERLACVALKGFEDRMPSGLSGGQKKRVGVARATVSRAPIVLYDEPAAGLDPVTSQKIFDLLRSEQRASGATVIMVSSDLDRLLTVTDRVGMLYRGRLIFDGTTEEARQTMEPRVRQFVHGLTEGPL
- a CDS encoding SDR family NAD(P)-dependent oxidoreductase — translated: MESESYQWARNKVAIVTGASAGIGHSVACKLAEAGAKVVLVARGREKLDAVAQRIGLERALPYVADVSHFESVRELPKHTVERFGRLDILVNNAGLNHRGPALGISPDTLAAIITTNLAAPIFLTRVVAEHLAQHGGGSIVNVASLAGKVPVKDEAAYCASKAGLRAFGRALGMELSSVGVRVSTVCPGPVDTEFLGDLNHVPDIVLSQPMVSPDQVADAVLACIQSGKPEISLPAFSGVLATIGYVFPTLAQTLQPLLERRGAANRRRHLASRG